A single Amphiprion ocellaris isolate individual 3 ecotype Okinawa chromosome 1, ASM2253959v1, whole genome shotgun sequence DNA region contains:
- the slc17a6b gene encoding vesicular glutamate transporter 2.1, whose translation MESMKTKATAGVKEFAGKTLGHMYRVIERKQKTGEVIELTEDGRPREAAEKKPPLCDCKCFGLPQRYIIAIMSGLGFCISFGIRCNLGVAIVGMVNNSTIHQNGKIIIKEKAKFNWDPETVGMIHGSFFWGYIVTQIPGGYISSRLAANRVFGAAIVLTSTLNMFIPSAARVHYGCVIFVRILQGLVEGVTYPACHGIWSKWAPPLERSRLATISFCGSYAGAVIAMPLAGILVQYTGWSSVFYVYGCFGILWYMFWILVSYESPAEHPTITDEERCYIEESIGESAKLMGPAEKFKTPWRKFFTSMPVYAIIVANFCRSWTFYLLLISQPAYFEEVFGFEISKVGILSALPHLVMTIIVPIGGQLADYLRSKNILTTTTVRKIMNCGGFGMEATLLLVVGYSHSKGVAISFLVLAVGFSGFAISGFNVNHLDIAPRYASILMGISNGVGTLSGMVCPLIVGAMTKNKTREEWQYVFLIASMVHYGGVVFYGIFASGEKQPWADPELTSEEKCGFIDEDELAEETGDITQSYGAFGGPAKTYGATTQVNGGWAAGWEKTEEYVQEEAQAGGYGYRQDEGYS comes from the exons GGTGAtagagaggaaacagaaaaccGGGGAGGTGATCGAGCTGACGGAGGATGGGCGGCCACGGGAGGCCGCGGAGAAGAAACCCCCGCTGTGCGACTGCAAGTGCTTCGGTTTGCCTCAACGCTACATCATCGCCATCATGAGCGGCCTGGGCTTCTGCATCTCCTTCGGCATCAGATGTAACCTGGGCGTGGCCATAGTGGGCATGGTCAACAACAGCACCATCCACCAGAACGGCAAGATCATCATCAAAGAG AAAGCTAAGTTCAACTGGGATCCAGAGACGGTGGGGATGATTCATGGATCTTTTTTCTGGGGCTACATCGTGACACAAATCCCGGGAGGCTACATATCCTCCAGGCTGGCAGCAAACAG GGTATTTGGTGCAGCCATTGTCCTCACCTCTACTCTCAACATGTTCATCCCTTCGGCTGCCAGAGTCCATTATGGGTGTGTCATCTTTGTGAGGATATTACAAGGACTGGTGGAG GGAGTGACCTACCCGGCCTGTCATGGCATCTGGAGTAAATGGGCTCCACCGCTGGAGAGGAGCCGTCTGGCCACCATCTCATTCTGTG GCTCTTATGCTGGTGCTGTGATAGCGATGCCTCTGGCTGGGATCCTGGTTCAGTACACAGGATGGTCCTCAGTGTTCTATGTCTACG GATGCTTTGGCATCCTCTGGTACATGTTCTGGATCCTTGTGTCTTATGAGAGCCCTGCTGAACATCCGACCATCACCGACGAGGAACGCTGCTACATCGAGGAGAGCATCGGAGAGAGTGCCAAGCTAATGGGTCCTGCAGAG AAATTCAAGACGCCTTGGAGAAAATTCTTCACCTCTATGCCTGTCTATGCAATCATCGTAGCCAACTTCTGCAGGAGCTGGACGTTCTACCTGCTGCTGATCAGCCAGCCTGCGTACTTTGAGGAAGTGTTTGGCTTTGAGATAAGCAAG GTCGGCATACTGTCTGCCCTCCCCCACTTGGTGATGACCATCATTGTGCCCATCGGTGGCCAGCTGGCCGACTACCTGCGCAGCAAGAACATCCTGACGACTACCACTGTCAGGAAAATCATGAACTGTGGAG GATTTGGCATGGAGGCCACATTGCTGCTGGTGGTTGGATATTCCCACAGCAAAGGGGTGGCGATCTCCTTCCTCGTGCTGGCTGTGGGTTTCAGCGGATTTGCTATATCAG GCTTTAACGTCAATCACCTGGATATTGCTCCACGTTATGCCAGTATCCTGATGGGCATCTCTAATGGTGTGGGGACCCTGTCTGGGATGGTCTGCCCACTGATTGTTGGGGCTATGACAAAGAACAAG ACTCGAGAGGAGTGGCAGTATGTGTTCCTGATCGCCTCCATGGTGCATTATGGGGGCGTCGTCTTCTACGGGATCTTTGCGTCGGGAGAAAAGCAACCGTGGGCCGACCCGGAACTGACCAGCGAGGAGAAGTGCGGCTTCATCGACGAGGACGAGCTGGCGGAAGAAACGGGCGACATCACTCAGAGTTACGGTGCTTTCGGAGGTCCGGCTAAGACATACGGTGCGACCACGCAGGTGAACGGAGGCTGGGCCGCCGGCTGGGAGAAGACGGAGGAGTACGTCCAGGAAGAAGCCCAGGCGGGAGGCTACGGATACAGGCAGGATGAGGGATACTCCTag